CCCAGGCTGTCTTCTCCCTCCATGGCCTCACCTCCCAGGCTTGTCACACTTAGCAAGTAGGGTGGCAAGACCCGGaccctggggagaggaagagccCACAGCCCCACGGGTGGTGTCCACCGCTGCCCAGCAGGTGGACTGGCACTTGGCATTCAGCCCCGAGCACGAGTCTGCCGGTCAGGCAGCCTCCGTCAGCTTCTTCGCCTTGTCATCTGGGGCTCGGCTGCTCTGGGCCAAGGCCACCCATGCCGTGGGTCCTCAGCTTCGGCTTCTCACCCTGGCAATGTCCCCGAGGCGTTTGTCACCAGGAGGCTGAGAGTTCAAGGCTTGACTGATACTGAGTTGGAGATTCCTGGCTTCCCTGGGACTTGCAGGGGACTTGCCTGTGTGAAGGAGGGTCCACAGGCACCCTTGGGACCTTCCCGTCAGCCCCTGAGCTGCCCCTGGGATGGAGgggcccctctgcctcctgcgCTCCGCTGGGCTCTCGAGCTCCTCGCTGCACATATGTCTAGctcccccctgccctccccagggccccagcccgAGCCTCCCCGCCCTGCCTTCCTGTCACTCTGCAGACACCGCTAATCAGCCCCTTGGTGGCCTGTGATTGCGCTCCCTGAGATATTTTTACCTTATGCAAATAGGTGATGTGGAGGTGCCCTCATCTGTCAGCAGGCGGCCGCACACCTCCCCTGACTCCGGCTGGATTCCTTTCACTTTTAGAGCATCATGACCTTGCCTTCTAGATGTCTCCAAGCTTCTTCAGGAAAACCATGTCCTTAATTAAGGGTGGTCAACatccgccccccacccccgcccttcCATATACAGAGCTTCAGGAAAGgtgttctgtgcctgggaagaaCAGGGAGGGTGCCCAGGATGCTGCCAGCATCTGGTGGAGCTGAGGAAGGAGCCTTGGACCAGAGGGGTGAGGGGGTCAGTGGGGGAGGCCACCAGggctcccacctcccccagctgccCTGCCCTCACCTGAGGCTGCCCAGCGCTCAGCCCCCTTAGTAGAGGTCAAGACAGCTGCTCGGGGCACAGCCAGACAGGCCCCAGCCTCATCGATCATACACCCGCTCAGCGCTCTCCCCTGCCCAGGACAAGGCGGAGCGCCAGTGTGGACTCCCCGTTAAACCCTCCCCGACGCCAAGGAGACAAGCAGCTCCTAACACAACCCCTTTCACTGATGGCAGACTGAGGCACGGGGAGGCCACACCTCAGAAGTGGCTGGGCCGGGATTTGTCCCCACTCTGTCACCAGAGCTGAGGGTTGTTTCTCAGCTCCGTGCCTCGGCCTCCTTGTTCTATGGCTGTTTACCTGGGCCCTGCGAGGCTCGGAGGCCGTGCCTGGGCGTCCTGTCTCCGGCTCTGGCAGCTTCTTTGGCTCAGAAAGCCACTCCTTCCCAAGGCAGCCTGGGCACtgctgggccaggctctgtgggCATCCTGTCCCCACCGGGGGCCTGGCCGGGTaccagggctgggctggcagaTGGCACTGGGGGAGCAAGTACCTGAGGAGCTGGATGTGACACTGGTGGCAGACAGGTGTGGGCGTGGCCCTGGCCGGCTGACACGTGGCTGTCCGTCCAGAGCAGTCACCACATCTGGCCACCATCCTGCCTGGTGGAGCCATGATGCACAGGCCTCCCCTTCCCAAGCCTCGGAGAGCAGCCCCTCAGGTCCCCTCCCGCTCACGGTCGCGTCTGCTTGCAGACTCGCAGGTGTGCATTCCTCTGGGTGCACCGAGTCTCCCCAGGGAGGTCAGGCCCCCCAGCCGTGGTCCTCCACAGCCTCCAGCTGGCATGGTGGCTGGCACAGAGGGGGCGCCCAGGAGCATTTAGTAGGAGGGTGagcaggtggatggatggacagatgggcgggtggatggatggatgaggagACCTGGTCAACAAGCTCTGGAAGCGGACGGCACCCTCACTGTGCCCCGGCTGCTGTTCCCGGGGCTGTCTCGCTCAAATCACACCCCCCAGAAGCCCCATCCTTCCCTGTTTTGCAGTCGAGGAAACAGgccagagagaacagagagtcTGTGACAAAGCAGGGACTGGACCTCAGGCCTCCTGTCCCGCCCTCTCGGCCCTGGGTGGGCTGTCCGAACCCATCTGCTCTCTTTCCAGGAGATTTAGGGTCTGTTGGAGAGCAGTGTGAAGGGGATGGTTTTCCTGCTTGGTTAGGCCTCAAGAGGTTCTGAACCCCTTAGGGTCCCCAGCAGTCAGCCTGGCGTGGGAGGGGGCCCAGCCAGGAGGAGCCAGTGCAGTAATAAGGACAGCTACTGTGGATGGTCCTCATGGACACAGCTTCCGTCCTAAAGGGGGAAGACAAAGGATAAATAACACCCAAGTGAAACACACAGTGTGTCAGATGGTGACAAGtgcaggaaaggaggggagggagtgcaGGGTACAgcaggtgggaggggggaggTCTTTTTTACATAGCATTGTCAGAGAACACCCCTCCCTCAAGGTGAGGTTGAAGCAGAGGCCTGAAGAAAATGAGGATGGATGTCTAGGGGAGAACACTCTGGGCAgcaaacagcaagtgcaaaggccctgaggcagaaggtGCAGGGCTGGGGTGGATGGGAGGAATGAGGGGTGAgagctgaggcaggaggaggtgcaGCTCTGACCCGATGGAGGTGGCATGGCGCAGGCTGTCCTGCACGGAGGTGGCTGTGCCGGGTCCTGCTGACCATGGCATGGCCTCTCCTTTGCAGAACTGGCTGCGGCTCTATGGCTACCTGCCCCAGCCGAGCCGCCACATGTCCACCCTGCGCTCCGCCCAgatcctggcctctgccctcgcCGAGATGCAGCGCTTCTATGGGATCCCTGTCACTGGCGTGCTCGATGAAGAGACCAAGGCGTGAGTCCCTCCGTCGGGCCCTTCCCACACCTCGCTGGCAcctgccctctgcctggcctgCTCTGACGAGGGCTTGGCATGTGGAGTCTCCAGAAAAAAGGGGCCCAGATAAGAGATGGCAGATGGTTCGGTCCCCCATGCTAGCTCTGATTGGTTAGGAGTCGCTGCTGAAAGCCTTGTGTTGAGAGAGCTCCTGAGGCTGAATCTTGGCTTGGCCACAAGGCACAGAgggttgattagtgatgtctgccacagGCATGGGAGTGGAGAGGTGCAGCACACATACCCTGGATGGGACATCCTAGCTGGCCTTGTTCTGAACCTGACAGAGGGGATGTGACCCAAGGCCACGTCCTTGATAAGTGTGCACGCTGCATAACATGCCAAGGACGGGGGGCCTCAGGAGTCACTCTCCCATTCCTGGGTGACACTGGTGAGAGGGGTCTCAGCTTGGCAGAGCCGCTGCTGGGCGCTCAGTCTTTTGGTACCAGATCCTTGTACCTGTTTTCTTGATGAGGAGATTGCAGCTCAGAgagtctcccccaccccacacactcatccaaggggcagaggcaggaggggcctggaggaggccaAGCCAGCACAGGCGGGAGCCGGGTGCTGAGGGAGGCGTGTGCTCACTGCCTGCTCTGCGCCCCAGGTGGATGAAGCGGCCCCGCTGCGGGGTGCCAGATCAGTTCGGGGTGCGCGTAAAGGCCAacctgcggcggcggcggcggcgctatGCCCTCACTGGCAGGAAGTGGAGCAGCCACCACCTGACCTTCAGGTAGGGCCCGGCTGCCTGCAGGCCGTCCTTCCCAGGGGCTCGTCTGGAGGGCTTCCTTTCCCAGCAGCCCACTCCCGGGGTCCGGCGTGGACAGTCTGCCCGGCTCCCACGCGCCAAGGTGGGCCCCACAGTCCAGGCGGCTTCCCTCCAGAGGAGGTTGGGACCCTGGGGGCTGCTTCCGCTctatcctcctcccctccctgcccctgcctgccagcagcccagggcccagagggGCTCCTGCCCCAGGACACACTGGGGCCCCCCAAAGCTCAGAGCTGGGTCCTCCAGGTGGGATGCCAGCATCTGCATCTGTAAGCCGAACAGGTAGCAAGTCACCTGCAGAAACCCTGGCTCAGTGACCCTCCTGCTCTCTGCTGAGTCCTTGGGCAAGAAGCCCCTCTGAGCCCCTAGCCATGTGGTGGTCCCCAAGGGCTCCCCTTTCTGTTCCCGTCCAGCCAGGGCCCCACCCGAGCTCCATCTCTCCAGGAAGAGCAGCTCCCGCAGCCACGGAGACCCCAGGCCCCCAGGGTGACTTGCGGTCCAGCCGCTGTCGTGGAGCTCTGTCCAGCACACAGAAGCTCAATCTGATTTATACATCTGAGAACAGGCCTCCTCAAGCTTTTATCACGCCCAGGCTCAGTCACACATGTGCGACATGagctaattcatttaatcctcgcagAGGCCCCATGAGGAAAGCGCTGCCctccttttcccattttacagatggagaagctAAAGCTCAGAGACacttaagtcacttgcccaaggtcacacagataacGTTAGAGCCCGGTCTTGAACTCGGGTTGGCCTGACCCTGGAGCCCAACATTCAGAACCACTTGGCTTCTGTTTCCTGAACCTCAGGCATTTGCATCCCACTTTCTAGGTCTTTCTCTTGGCTACGTATCacctatacatttatttaatgcttttcttACTTAAAATAAGCTTATTTGGCACAGTGCAACTTTATTCGGTGACAGCCTAATGAACTCCTGGGTTTGACAGCTTAGTTCTCTTGTTCGAACTCACCACAGAGTAAACTAAGGGTCAGTGTTGACGGGCACTGTCCGTGAACCCGCTTGGATCTTGTGCGCGTTCCTTGGGACCGTGTGCCCCTGTGCCCAGCCCGGTGGGTGATGGAGGTGGACgggagcccaggcctggggctcACTCACACGTGTCCGTGTCCCCCTGCAGCATCCAGAACTACACGGAGAAGCTGGGCTGGTACCACTCGCTGGAGGCAGTGCGCAGGGCCTTCCAAGTGTGGGAGCAGGCCACTCCCCTGGTCTTCCAGGAGGTGCCCTACGAGGACATCCGGCTGCGGCGGCAGAAGGAGGCCGACATCATGGTACTCTTCGCCTCTGGCTTCCACGGCGACAGCTCACCGTTTGATGGCACGGGTGGCTTTCTGGCCCACGCCTATttccctggccctgggctgggtggggaTACCCATTTCGATGCCGACGAGCCCTGGACCTTCTCCAGCACTGACCTGCACGGTGAGGACAGctggccggggcggggggcggagcCAGAGCCCCAGGGCTAGGAGGGGAGAGCCTCCCCTGTGCCGTCCTCTGCAGCACGGCACTTGCTCTCTGTTGTCCCGTGATCTCCGAGGGGTGGTAGGGAAGAGAAGGTATCATTGTACCCATTTCTCAGACGGGGCACTTAGAGCCCAGAAGTCAGAGCAGCTCAGCCTCTTCGAAGAGTGAAGCAAGGGCAGGCTCTCTGGCAGCCTCAGCCCACAGCATTTGGGGGGGCCAGGTCCCGGGCTAGGCCAGGGCTGACAATGCTGCTGCCCCCCTGCAGGGAACAGCCTCTTCCTGGTAGCAGTGCACGAGCTGGGTCACGCGCTGGGGCTGGAGCACTCGAGCAACCCTAGCGCCATCATGGCGCCCTTCTACCAGTGGATGGACACCGACAACTTCCAGCTGCCTGAGGATGACCTCCGGGGCATCCAGCAGCTCTACGGTGAGCGGTGGCGCAGGcagcgggtggggggggggctctGCACGCTTGCTCTCAGCTCCACCCCACGAGGCATGGGTACCACTGctgtccccattttgtagatgtggaaactgatgcccagagacGATTAGTGACCTGTCCGTATCACTCGGGGAGTAACTGGTGGTGCTAGAAATCACAGCCAGGGCCTGGCCCTTGCCCAGGGCCCACACCCAGAGCCCTCGGGGTGGCTCAGTGGACCCTCACTGACCCCTTTCCTCCTCAGCCTCAGTGATACTCTTATTAGACCGCGGGTGCCCCTGGGGTCCCAGGACCCCGTTCCTCCCACTGTTGCTCCTAGCCCAAGCCTGTCCGCACTCTCCACTGCGTGTTGTCCATCTCTCACTTCCCAGTGGCTTTGAGGCAGGTGGCACCGCCCTCCCAGGCCCTAGCTGAGAAAGCCTCCAGTGGCGAGGGCCAGTTCAGTGGGTCAGGCACTGGTGGGCACATGACAGACACTCCCTCACTGTATCCCCAGTGACCTGGTAACCTGATGGGCACTGGACAGAGTTCGCAGAACTGTATTCTTTCCTCTGTGAATGTCCACTGCCTCCCGGAGTCTCCCCGGAGGAGGCTGGCATCCTGAGGGGACCGTCCCCAAGGGAAGTGGAGCCAGGGGCAGCATCAGAGCGCAGGGACCCAAGCCCAGTGTGGGGCGGTCAAGGAGGGGCCTGTTGGAGGAGGATGGAGGTCCCCCTGAGGGTGAGggcaggtgtgggggaggggactgtttggaggaggatggaggtCCCCCTGAGGGTGAGggcaggtgtgggggaggggactgtttggaggaggatggaggtCCCCCTGAGGGTGAGGGCAGGTGTGGGGGAGGGTCTGtttggaggaggatggaggtCCCCCTGAGGGTGagggcaggtgtggggagggggctgttgGAGGAGGATGGAGGTCCCCCTGAGGGTGAGGGCagatgtggggagggggctgtggtggACAGACAGGACTTTTCACCTGGGTGGGCCTGCCCCTGGGGCACATGTCTCCACAGGCTGGGGGTCCCAGGCTCCCAGGGTACTGAGTAGAAGAACTTGGTATCGTGGCTGGGTTCCAGGGTAACCCCCTCacttcccactccccaccccaactctGCAGGCACCCCGGATGGTCAGCCACAGCCTACCCGGCTCCTCCCCACTGTGACTCCCCGGCGGCCAGGCCGGCCCGACCATCGGCCCCCCAGACCTCCCCAGCCACCACCGCCAGGCGGCAAGCCGGAGCGGCCCCCGAAGCCAGGTCCGCCAGCCCAGCCCCGAGCCACAGAGCGGCCTGACCAGTATGGCCCCAACATCTGCGACGGGGACTTTGACACAGTGGCCATGCTGCGTGGGGAGATGTTTGTGTTCAAGGTCTGGCCCCTGCCTGtgccaccccccagccccttgGCCCAGGCCCAGAGCGGGAGAGCACCTCCACCCCCTGAGCCTGGCCCCACCTGGCTGCTCAGGTACCCCCAGCCCCCGGTCACTGCGCAGCCCCCCTCACTGTGCAGCCCCTGGGAGCCAATGGACCCCAGACCAAGAAGAAACCAGCCCGAGGTCTTGCCTGTGGTCACATGGGGGTCCACCCCCACAGCCTTTGTCCCTGGTGGGGCCCTGGCTTTCTGAGCTGCCCCTCAGCATCTCAGTGGGCTCCCCCGGGACCTTCCATGACCTGGGAAGGGGTGGATGAGGAGGGCCCTCTCCCAGGCTTGGGTGGCCTGCACGCTCTGTCCGCTGACCCCACGCCGTCCCCAGGGccgctggttctggcgtgtccggcacaacCGCGTCCTGGACAGCTACCCCATGCCCATCGGGCACTTCTGGCGTGGGCTGCCCGGTGACATCAGCGCTGCCTACGAGCGCCAAGACGGGCGCTTCGTCTTCTTCAAAggtgagctggggtggggggaggggctgggcagcctTCCTGCCCTGACCTCTGGCCTGGCCTCTGACCCAGCCAGGCCCAAGGGAGGAGGGGGGCGACAGGCTGTGTCACGTCCTGTCCTGTTGCCCACTGTGGGCTCACCCTGGGGGTACGAGTCCTCCGGGCAGCAAGgccggggtgggggaggtggacaGAAGCCGGGGGCGACCCTGGGGGCCAGAGGCTGCTCTGACTTGGGGCGAATGTCCCTCTTCTACAGCATAGGGTCTCTGCGTCGTTTccctctttccttgcctcttgtGCCTTCTGCAGCCCCTCCTCATAAGAACGGGTCCCCAGAATCCACACTGGGGCAGGATTTCTGTGGTCTGTCCACAGGGACAGTGGAGCTCCCTACCCCACCAGCTCTCTCTCTGGGGcctgcctccctggggagggCCTCAAGCGCAGCACCCTCTGATGGATAGGCTGTgtccccagccctgctggcctgaGCTTCAACAAGACAGGAGTTCTCTGAGGACAGGGCTGGGCTGACACTAAAAGTGGGGAGCCCTGGGCCATGCACTGGGTGCCCCCAGGATGCAGCCCCTAGACCAGAGGTCAGGCACGGCTCcccatctttcctctctctgtaCAAGAactggagggggcggggggtggaCATTCACATGGGAATGCAGGCCCATGTATCGTGTTATTGGGTGATGTGTGTACAGGTGTGAGCGGGTGACGTGATCGTGTAAAGGAGTGTCACAGGTGTGTGTGAGCGTAGGGTGTGAGATGCACGGGGGAGTTATGTTGTGTgttgtgggtgtgtgggtgtcaGCTCCTGTCCTGTGTGCAAGGGTaggagtgtgagtgtgtgtgtggtgagtggGGCAGTGGATG
This genomic window from Equus przewalskii isolate Varuska chromosome 3, EquPr2, whole genome shotgun sequence contains:
- the MMP15 gene encoding matrix metalloproteinase-15 encodes the protein MGSDRSALARPGRAGSLLGGREAAARPRMLPLLLVLLGCLGRGAAAEDAEVKAENWLRLYGYLPQPSRHMSTLRSAQILASALAEMQRFYGIPVTGVLDEETKAWMKRPRCGVPDQFGVRVKANLRRRRRRYALTGRKWSSHHLTFSIQNYTEKLGWYHSLEAVRRAFQVWEQATPLVFQEVPYEDIRLRRQKEADIMVLFASGFHGDSSPFDGTGGFLAHAYFPGPGLGGDTHFDADEPWTFSSTDLHGNSLFLVAVHELGHALGLEHSSNPSAIMAPFYQWMDTDNFQLPEDDLRGIQQLYGTPDGQPQPTRLLPTVTPRRPGRPDHRPPRPPQPPPPGGKPERPPKPGPPAQPRATERPDQYGPNICDGDFDTVAMLRGEMFVFKGRWFWRVRHNRVLDSYPMPIGHFWRGLPGDISAAYERQDGRFVFFKGDRYWLFREANLEPGYPQPLTSYGLGIPYDHIDTAIWWEPTGHTFFFQEDRYWRFNEETQRGDPGYPKPISVWQGIPTSPKGAFLSNDAAYTYFYKGTKYWKFDNERLRMEPGYPKSILRDFMGCQEHVEPGPRWPDVARPPFNPDGGAEPGAGGDSEEGSEGPAAGPGGGEGDFGVGTDGDGGSRVVVQMEEVTRTVSMVMVLVPPLLLLLCVLGLTYALVHMQRKGAPRVLLYCKRSLQEWV